Proteins found in one Acinetobacter sp. XH1741 genomic segment:
- a CDS encoding TetR/AcrR family transcriptional regulator gives MQNLVLSTRALQAVNKGIHLFHHGGFHIVGVDKIVKETEVTKMTFYNYFHSKQRFIDICLIVQKERLQDQVIEMIEYDHHTVATDKLKKLYYLHTDLEGPYYLLFKALFETKTSYPNAFQTAVRYRMWLTNEIYSQLRQLKKDASFNDARLFLYMIDGAIIQLLDNSGMGEPDKALDYFLLKIGRG, from the coding sequence ATGCAAAATTTAGTTCTCTCAACACGTGCCTTACAAGCTGTAAATAAAGGGATTCATCTGTTTCATCACGGTGGGTTTCACATAGTCGGTGTCGACAAAATAGTGAAAGAAACAGAAGTCACAAAAATGACCTTTTATAACTATTTTCACTCTAAACAACGCTTCATTGATATCTGTCTAATCGTGCAAAAAGAACGACTCCAAGACCAAGTAATTGAAATGATCGAGTATGATCATCACACAGTCGCCACAGATAAACTTAAGAAACTTTATTACTTACATACCGATTTAGAAGGGCCATATTACTTATTATTTAAGGCACTTTTTGAAACTAAAACCAGTTATCCAAATGCTTTTCAGACCGCGGTGAGATATAGAATGTGGCTTACCAATGAAATTTATAGCCAGCTCAGACAGTTAAAAAAAGATGCTTCTTTTAATGACGCCAGACTCTTTTTATATATGATTGACGGCGCAATTATCCAGCTTTTAGATAACAGCGGTATGGGGGAACCAGATAAAGCCTTAGATTACTTTTTACTGAAGATAGGGCGGGGTTAA
- a CDS encoding pentapeptide repeat-containing protein encodes MENKWDQVDSYIFLKNLIKCNLQTEENLGIDNDTYLKLPKVIMQEDKSELIDLSYIDLSSLNFGKVWMGHYLAHANLSYSNFFRTHFHHAIAINTNFTGSFFERVQFIPFFAPNSNFENCYFKDCLAFGNGGNPRNSGAYNNFNYCNFKKTKMIGCDFSKSSFQNSSFENADIIDSRFEGAIFLNANLKNALFNNCSFSSLEYNGVNDFITNVDFSCSDGVKFINCDFKGISRGEK; translated from the coding sequence ATGGAAAATAAATGGGATCAAGTAGATTCTTATATTTTTTTAAAAAATTTGATTAAATGTAATTTGCAGACGGAAGAAAATTTAGGAATAGACAATGATACTTATCTGAAATTACCTAAAGTAATAATGCAAGAAGATAAATCTGAGTTAATAGATTTATCTTATATTGATTTAAGTAGTCTAAACTTTGGAAAAGTATGGATGGGACATTATTTGGCTCATGCAAATTTATCCTATTCAAATTTTTTTAGAACTCACTTTCATCATGCTATAGCAATTAATACTAATTTTACGGGATCATTTTTTGAAAGAGTACAATTTATACCATTCTTTGCTCCTAATTCAAATTTTGAAAACTGTTATTTTAAAGATTGTTTAGCTTTTGGGAATGGTGGAAACCCAAGAAATAGTGGGGCTTATAATAACTTTAACTATTGCAACTTTAAAAAAACTAAGATGATTGGTTGTGATTTTTCAAAATCTAGTTTTCAAAATTCTAGTTTTGAAAATGCAGACATAATAGATTCAAGATTTGAAGGAGCAATATTTTTAAATGCTAATTTAAAAAATGCTCTATTTAATAACTGTTCTTTTTCTAGCTTGGAATATAATGGGGTAAATGACTTTATAACAAATGTGGATTTCTCTTGTTCTGATGGTGTTAAGTTTATTAATTGTGATTTTAAGGGGATATCAAGGGGAGAAAAATAG
- a CDS encoding beta strand repeat-containing protein, which translates to MVKNNDQGKINAQGVLNIDAVQAIDNKSGIMVANQDVGMHSQGLNNSQGQIGSAHGLLKIDVGQKQLLNQSGSLQAGTDLNITSGDLNNNSGSIVALSNNTITSTGDISNQSGQIASNGHLVVIGQNLSNQSGVMQSGAGSDLDVVVNGTLDNSHAGSIQSGAALNLQVNALTNSQQGQISAQDALNIISADLIDNEAGSLVANQNIRLTGQGLNNRQGQIGSIQGGLSVDAGNQAVVNQSGLLQSKTDLSVKALSLDSTAGQITSQAKIDLQSQQEVNNTQGVISADQGIQVNSQGLNNNSGQITSAQGNIVLNAGQGVLSNQTGKVIAGQSLQLNADQLDNSVQGQINSQDWLTISTGKDINNDRGVIAANQQVNLNSQGLNNTHGQIASLHDVLSINSGSGILDNQSGVLQAQGNLQLIAEQVNSQSGLISSEEGIELQSQQLVNNTAGQIVANNAVQIKSSGLNNNQGQIASIKDQLVLNAGTGVLSNQSGALQSGKDIKVQAGQLKTQSGLINAQGSIEATVGQDIDNSSGQIIANKAIQLSSQGLTNNAGQIGSVEGTVTIDAGTGVLSNQQGKLQSSQDLTLKAQGIDNQSGLIATQAKLDMQPEWLNNNKGQIISGSALTFVGQDLINQGGLLQSGADLNFKLSGLFDNSQSGQVYSGGNTAIQAGSVKNNDQGKINAQGVLNIDAVQGINNAQGVMVSTQQMVLKSQGLQNGGGQIGTEQGDLLIQTGGLSLNNGSGAIQSGKTLTLDVNGLNNSGVISALDRLTLNSQDDVTNDHGKLLSNKQLEVSSQNLSNQSGVIQTGEQADLNLTVREALNNQSGQIYGGANVQLNASSVNNSQQGQISAQDALNIISADLIDNEAGSLVANQNIRLTGQGLNNRQGQIGSIQGGLSVDAGNQAVVNQSGLLQSKTDLSVKALSLDSTAGQMTSQAKIDLQSQQEVNNTQGVISADQGIQVNSQGLNNQKGQIGTQGHLTLQVGNLILNNQAGLLQAGQDLIIDAASIDNSLSGKISAQGQATLQTTGLLNNQTGAITANQDITLTSHGLNNTQGQIGSVAGSLNLEMGDQVLNNQSGSLLSGQHINIHASGLNNNQGQIIARQILDIDTELQELNNKQGLISADTANIRSGTLNNDQGLIQTNNVLSIDTQSHDLINTHSGSQGGLLSH; encoded by the coding sequence TTGGTTAAAAATAATGATCAGGGCAAGATCAATGCACAGGGTGTATTGAATATTGATGCTGTACAGGCGATTGATAACAAATCAGGGATTATGGTTGCTAATCAGGATGTTGGAATGCATAGCCAAGGCCTGAACAATAGTCAGGGTCAAATTGGTAGTGCTCATGGCTTATTGAAGATCGACGTCGGTCAAAAGCAACTCCTTAACCAGTCAGGTTCTTTACAGGCAGGAACTGATCTAAATATCACTAGTGGTGATTTAAATAATAACTCGGGCAGTATAGTTGCGCTGAGTAATAACACAATTACAAGTACTGGGGACATTAGTAATCAGTCTGGACAAATTGCATCAAATGGTCATCTTGTAGTTATAGGTCAGAACTTGAGTAACCAGTCTGGTGTAATGCAGTCTGGAGCAGGCTCGGACTTGGATGTTGTAGTCAATGGTACCTTAGACAATAGCCATGCTGGCAGTATTCAAAGTGGTGCAGCCTTGAATCTGCAAGTCAATGCTTTAACAAACAGCCAGCAAGGACAAATCAGTGCCCAAGATGCATTGAATATCATCAGTGCAGACCTGATTGATAACGAAGCTGGCAGCCTGGTTGCCAACCAGAACATTCGCTTGACGGGTCAGGGCTTAAATAACCGTCAAGGCCAGATCGGCAGTATTCAGGGTGGGTTATCTGTTGATGCAGGTAATCAGGCTGTGGTTAACCAGTCTGGACTATTACAGTCAAAAACAGATTTAAGTGTTAAGGCCTTGTCACTTGACAGCACGGCAGGCCAGATAACTTCACAGGCGAAGATTGATCTGCAAAGCCAGCAAGAAGTGAATAATACCCAAGGTGTGATTTCAGCAGATCAGGGGATTCAGGTGAATAGCCAGGGTCTCAATAATAATTCAGGCCAAATCACCAGTGCCCAAGGCAATATTGTGCTGAATGCAGGCCAGGGGGTATTGAGTAATCAAACCGGCAAGGTCATTGCAGGCCAGAGCTTACAGCTTAATGCAGATCAGCTGGACAACAGTGTACAGGGACAAATTAACAGTCAGGACTGGTTAACAATCAGCACGGGCAAAGATATTAATAATGACAGAGGTGTGATTGCTGCAAACCAGCAAGTTAACTTAAATAGCCAAGGACTTAATAATACCCATGGTCAAATTGCAAGTCTCCATGATGTATTAAGCATCAACAGTGGTTCAGGCATTTTAGATAACCAGTCTGGGGTATTACAGGCTCAAGGCAATCTGCAGCTTATTGCTGAGCAGGTGAATAGCCAGTCAGGATTAATCAGTTCAGAAGAAGGGATTGAACTTCAATCACAACAGCTGGTGAACAACACAGCAGGACAGATCGTTGCCAATAATGCGGTACAGATCAAGAGTTCGGGGCTGAATAACAATCAGGGGCAGATCGCGAGTATCAAGGATCAGCTGGTTCTAAATGCTGGTACAGGGGTATTGAGCAACCAGTCAGGCGCTTTACAGTCAGGTAAGGACATCAAGGTTCAGGCGGGCCAGTTAAAGACCCAGTCGGGCTTGATCAATGCCCAAGGTTCGATAGAGGCGACAGTTGGTCAGGACATAGATAACAGTTCAGGCCAGATCATTGCGAACAAGGCGATACAGCTAAGCAGTCAGGGTCTGACGAACAATGCAGGGCAGATAGGCAGTGTTGAAGGTACGGTTACTATTGATGCCGGTACAGGGGTATTAAGTAACCAGCAAGGCAAGCTCCAGTCTAGTCAGGATTTGACCTTAAAAGCGCAAGGGATTGATAACCAGTCAGGTCTGATTGCAACGCAGGCCAAGCTGGATATGCAGCCAGAGTGGCTGAATAACAACAAGGGCCAGATTATTTCGGGTAGCGCGTTAACGTTTGTTGGGCAGGACCTTATCAATCAGGGTGGTTTACTGCAAAGTGGAGCAGATCTGAACTTTAAGCTGAGTGGCCTGTTTGATAATAGCCAGTCAGGGCAAGTGTACAGTGGCGGGAACACGGCTATTCAGGCGGGTTCGGTTAAAAATAATGATCAGGGCAAGATCAATGCACAGGGTGTATTGAACATTGATGCCGTACAAGGCATTAATAATGCCCAAGGCGTAATGGTTTCAACCCAGCAGATGGTGTTAAAGAGTCAGGGCTTACAAAATGGTGGCGGTCAGATCGGTACAGAACAAGGTGATTTACTGATTCAGACGGGTGGCTTATCCTTGAATAATGGTTCAGGTGCTATCCAGTCAGGGAAAACCCTGACGCTTGATGTGAACGGTTTAAATAACAGTGGCGTAATTAGTGCTCTGGATCGACTGACATTAAATAGTCAGGACGATGTGACGAATGACCACGGGAAGCTGTTGTCGAACAAACAACTAGAGGTAAGCAGCCAGAACTTAAGTAACCAGTCTGGTGTGATACAGACAGGTGAGCAGGCGGACCTAAATTTAACAGTTCGTGAAGCACTAAATAACCAGTCTGGACAAATTTATGGCGGTGCAAATGTTCAACTCAATGCAAGTTCGGTCAATAACAGCCAGCAAGGACAAATCAGTGCCCAAGATGCATTGAATATCATCAGTGCAGACCTGATTGATAACGAAGCTGGCAGCCTGGTTGCCAACCAGAACATTCGCTTGACGGGTCAGGGCTTAAATAACCGTCAAGGCCAGATCGGCAGTATTCAGGGTGGGTTATCTGTTGATGCAGGTAATCAGGCTGTGGTTAACCAGTCTGGACTATTACAGTCAAAAACAGATTTAAGTGTTAAGGCCTTGTCACTTGACAGCACGGCAGGCCAGATGACGTCGCAGGCGAAGATTGATCTACAAAGCCAGCAAGAAGTGAACAATACCCAAGGTGTGATTTCAGCAGATCAGGGGATTCAGGTGAATAGCCAGGGTCTCAATAACCAGAAAGGTCAAATTGGAACACAAGGGCATTTGACTCTGCAGGTGGGGAATTTAATTTTAAACAACCAAGCTGGATTATTACAGGCAGGTCAAGACCTCATTATAGATGCGGCATCAATTGATAATTCACTATCTGGGAAGATCAGTGCTCAAGGTCAGGCTACATTACAAACTACAGGTCTTTTAAATAATCAGACTGGGGCAATTACAGCTAATCAGGACATTACTTTAACAAGCCATGGTTTAAATAATACCCAAGGCCAAATTGGTAGCGTCGCGGGAAGCCTGAATCTGGAGATGGGGGATCAGGTTCTAAATAATCAATCTGGGTCTTTGCTTTCTGGTCAGCATATTAATATTCATGCTTCAGGACTAAATAATAATCAAGGACAGATTATTGCTCGGCAAATTTTAGATATTGATACCGAGTTACAAGAATTGAATAATAAACAAGGTCTAATCAGTGCTGATACCGCGAATATTCGTTCTGGTACCTTAAATAATGATCAAGGGCTTATTCAAACGAATAATGTTCTAAGTATTGATACACAAAGTCACGATTTAATTAATACTCATAGTGGCAGCCAAGGTGGACTACTAAGTCATTGA